The Streptomyces sp. NBC_01275 genome has a segment encoding these proteins:
- a CDS encoding glycosyltransferase — protein sequence MRLVHVVTLVSDDGAFGGPTSVALAQLEECAARGHDVTLVSLWRGRARAARRIGAVPFVSRRAWRLVPGRGCLGLMHPLLLWDLWRAMGRADVVHLHAGRDLVSLAGLAVARLRRVDFVTQTHGMVEPRTGAVARAFDRLFVPLLRRARRCLVLTERERRALGEVLGPDGPPLVSLPNGLRTAEEGAGTRPRSGHEVIFLARLHPRKRPEAFVEMAALVHKECDEARFTLYGADEGSLSEVHRLVADRGLSDVVSYGGALEHSAALEAYRRAAVYVLPSVHEPFPMTVLEALAEGTPVVCTDSSGISAELARRQAALVTDGSPEALADAVGRLLVDEALRRSLAEAGRRAIDEVFSIRAVVDQLEDDVYRVRPGQG from the coding sequence ATGAGGCTCGTCCATGTGGTCACGCTGGTCAGCGACGACGGGGCCTTCGGCGGGCCGACGAGCGTGGCTCTGGCCCAGCTCGAGGAGTGCGCCGCACGCGGTCACGACGTGACGCTGGTGTCGCTGTGGCGGGGCAGGGCACGGGCGGCGCGACGCATCGGCGCCGTGCCCTTCGTCTCCCGCCGGGCGTGGCGGCTGGTCCCGGGCCGGGGGTGTCTGGGACTCATGCATCCCCTGCTGCTGTGGGACCTGTGGCGGGCCATGGGGCGCGCCGACGTGGTCCATCTGCACGCGGGACGCGACCTCGTCTCCCTTGCCGGGCTCGCCGTGGCCCGGCTGCGGCGGGTGGACTTCGTCACCCAGACGCACGGCATGGTCGAGCCCCGCACCGGGGCCGTCGCGCGCGCCTTCGACCGGCTGTTCGTGCCGTTGCTGCGCCGGGCGCGCCGCTGCCTGGTGCTCACCGAGCGGGAGCGGCGCGCGCTGGGCGAGGTGCTGGGCCCGGACGGGCCGCCGCTGGTGTCCCTGCCCAACGGGCTGCGCACCGCCGAGGAGGGCGCGGGGACGCGGCCGCGCAGCGGGCACGAGGTGATCTTCCTGGCCCGGCTGCACCCCCGTAAGCGCCCCGAGGCGTTCGTCGAGATGGCCGCGCTGGTGCACAAGGAGTGCGACGAGGCGCGGTTCACGCTCTACGGAGCGGACGAGGGATCCCTGTCGGAGGTGCACCGGCTCGTCGCGGACCGCGGGCTGAGCGACGTCGTCTCCTACGGCGGGGCGCTGGAGCACTCGGCGGCGCTGGAGGCCTACCGCAGGGCGGCCGTGTACGTGCTGCCGAGCGTGCACGAGCCGTTCCCGATGACGGTCCTGGAGGCCCTGGCCGAGGGAACGCCGGTCGTGTGCACGGACAGCAGCGGCATCTCCGCGGAACTGGCCCGCAGACAGGCCGCGTTGGTCACCGACGGCAGTCCGGAGGCGCTGGCGGACGCGGTGGGCCGACTGCTCGTCGACGAGGCGCTGCGCCGCAGTCTGGCCGAGGCCGGCCGCCGTGCGATCGACGAGGTCTTCTCCATCCGGGCGGTCGTGGACCAGCTGGAGGACGACGTCTACCGGGTTCGCCCGGGACAAGGCTGA
- a CDS encoding glycosyltransferase family 4 protein yields MRILVHDYSGHPFQAQLSRELARRGHDVVHSTCTAYVSGKGNLAGDAPGLRFVTIGDGTALKKEAYFHRLRQETLLGLELARQVRREKPDVAMLSNMPIPTLVVAAAALRRLRIPWVLWHQDVTAVALKSFAAADVAKAMGVAAKVFGAGEKWSARRASAIVVIAESFVRIHRQWGTAGKVTVIPNWAPLDEIVPVDRANAWSAEQGLDGVRTVLYSGTLGLKHHPVLLVQLAERLRERGAPVRLVVVNDGPAVPVLREAAAARGVELTLLPFQPYERLPEVLGAGDLLVVLLAADAGEFSVPSKTLSYLCAGRPVLGLMPADNLAAQLLRQAGSAVFPPQESSLEKASAWVEEVLADPARAESLGKESRALAEREFALEDCASRFEDILRSVSRSPAH; encoded by the coding sequence ATGAGGATCCTGGTCCACGACTACAGCGGCCACCCGTTCCAGGCCCAGTTGAGCCGGGAACTGGCCCGCCGCGGTCACGATGTCGTCCACTCGACGTGCACGGCCTACGTCTCCGGCAAGGGCAACCTCGCCGGGGACGCCCCCGGCCTGCGGTTCGTCACCATCGGGGACGGCACGGCACTGAAGAAGGAGGCCTACTTCCACCGGCTTCGCCAGGAGACGCTGCTGGGCCTCGAACTGGCCCGGCAGGTACGGCGCGAGAAGCCCGACGTGGCGATGCTGTCCAACATGCCCATTCCCACCCTGGTCGTGGCGGCGGCCGCGCTGCGGCGGCTGCGCATCCCCTGGGTGCTGTGGCACCAGGACGTGACCGCCGTCGCGCTGAAGAGCTTCGCCGCCGCCGACGTCGCCAAGGCGATGGGCGTCGCCGCCAAGGTCTTCGGGGCGGGCGAGAAGTGGTCGGCGCGCCGGGCCTCGGCCATCGTGGTGATCGCCGAGTCCTTCGTGCGCATCCACCGGCAGTGGGGCACGGCAGGCAAGGTCACCGTCATCCCCAACTGGGCGCCGCTGGACGAGATCGTCCCGGTGGACCGGGCCAACGCCTGGTCGGCCGAGCAGGGCCTCGACGGCGTGCGCACGGTGCTGTACTCCGGCACGCTGGGCCTCAAGCATCACCCGGTGCTGCTGGTGCAGTTGGCGGAGCGACTGCGTGAGCGGGGCGCTCCGGTGCGGCTCGTCGTCGTCAACGACGGACCGGCCGTGCCCGTCCTGAGGGAGGCCGCGGCCGCCCGCGGCGTCGAGCTGACGCTGCTGCCCTTCCAGCCCTACGAGCGGCTGCCCGAGGTGCTGGGCGCGGGCGACCTCCTCGTCGTGCTGCTGGCCGCGGACGCGGGCGAGTTCTCGGTCCCGTCCAAGACGCTGTCGTATCTGTGCGCCGGGCGCCCCGTCCTCGGTCTGATGCCCGCCGACAACCTGGCCGCGCAGCTGCTGCGTCAGGCGGGGTCGGCGGTCTTCCCGCCGCAGGAGTCCTCGCTCGAGAAGGCCTCGGCCTGGGTCGAGGAGGTCCTGGCCGACCCGGCGCGCGCCGAGTCGCTGGGCAAGGAGAGCCGCGCCCTGGCCGAGCGGGAGTTCGCCCTGGAGGACTGCGCCTCCCGCTTCGAGGACATCCTCCGCTCGGTGAGCCGCTCCCCGGCCCACTGA
- a CDS encoding NAD-dependent epimerase/dehydratase family protein, with translation MSKQVDVVVAGGGGFIGGHLVGDLLAQGLTVRSIDVKPRHEWYQVHQDAENTVADLSLLEHARAGVQGARQVYMLAADMGGMGFIENNKAACMMSVLTSTHMLQAAHEAGVERYFYSSSACVYAAGKQTDPDLTALKEEDAYPAQPEDGYGWEKLFSERMCRHYAEDHGFVTRVARYHNVYGPDGTWNGGREKAPAAVCRKVAQAVLSGDHHIEIWGDGLQSRSFMYIDDCLHGSQMIMRGDSGVPVNLGSSELVTINQLVDLVEEIAGVRCERRHRLDAPQGVRGRNSDNTLIREIHGWEPSVTLADGLEKTYAWVYDQVKRSQQ, from the coding sequence ATGAGCAAGCAGGTCGACGTCGTCGTCGCCGGAGGCGGGGGATTCATCGGTGGTCATCTCGTGGGCGACCTTCTGGCCCAGGGGCTGACCGTCCGCTCGATCGACGTCAAGCCCCGCCACGAGTGGTACCAGGTCCACCAGGACGCCGAGAACACCGTCGCCGACCTGTCGCTCCTGGAGCACGCCCGCGCCGGCGTCCAGGGCGCCCGGCAGGTGTACATGCTCGCCGCCGACATGGGGGGCATGGGCTTCATCGAGAACAACAAGGCCGCCTGCATGATGTCGGTGCTCACCAGCACCCACATGCTGCAGGCGGCGCACGAGGCCGGTGTGGAGCGCTACTTCTACTCCTCCTCCGCCTGCGTGTACGCCGCCGGCAAGCAGACCGACCCCGACCTCACCGCACTCAAGGAGGAGGACGCCTACCCGGCGCAGCCGGAGGACGGCTACGGCTGGGAGAAGCTCTTCTCCGAGCGCATGTGCCGCCACTACGCCGAGGACCACGGGTTCGTCACCCGCGTCGCCCGCTACCACAACGTGTACGGCCCGGACGGCACCTGGAACGGCGGCCGGGAGAAGGCGCCGGCGGCGGTCTGCCGCAAGGTCGCCCAGGCGGTCCTCTCCGGTGACCACCACATCGAGATCTGGGGCGACGGTCTGCAGAGCCGGTCCTTCATGTACATCGACGACTGTCTGCACGGCAGCCAGATGATCATGCGCGGGGACAGCGGCGTACCGGTCAACCTGGGCTCCTCGGAGCTGGTGACGATCAATCAGCTCGTCGACCTCGTCGAGGAGATCGCCGGCGTCCGCTGCGAGCGCAGACACCGCCTCGACGCCCCGCAGGGGGTGCGCGGCCGCAACTCCGACAACACGCTGATCCGCGAGATCCACGGCTGGGAGCCCTCGGTGACCCTCGCCGACGGTCTGGAGAAGACCTACGCCTGGGTGTACGACCAGGTCAAGCGCTCCCAGCAGTGA